Within Myceligenerans xiligouense, the genomic segment CACCGCGTCGGCAGCCTTATAGGCGACCTGCCCGAACAGAGCACGGCCGGTCTCGACCTCGATGCCCTGTTTCAGGTCCACGCCCCACAGGCGCACGTATCCGGCATAGACGGCCGGGGCGAGGTTGCCCGCGACGGACCAGAGGACCGAGCCCTTACCTGCGCCGGTCGCGCCGACGACGAGGGTATGACGGCCCCGCACGATCAGGTCCAAGGACTGTCCGTCGCGGCGCACGCCCGCCGGGATGACGCCGACCGAGGCCGCACCGGAGAATTCGGCCGGCATCACCGCGGTACGGGCAGCCAGGCGCGCCACGTGGAACAGCACCAGGTCGACCACGCCAGGCTTCACGGGCCGTAGCTCGTGCCCGTGCGCGCCGTAGGCCGTGGCGATGCGGGAGGCAGCGCGCACGATGTCGTCCACCGTCTGCCCGACCACGACGTTCAGGCGCAGCACGGCAGCGCCGGGAGAGAACCGGACCTTGATCCCGGGCACGAGGACCCCGCCGTCAGGCTGACGCACCCCGAGACCGGAAGCCGTGCCGACAGCTTCGGAGCCCTTGCGACCCCATCGGGCGGGGGTACCGGTCAGCCAGCGGCGCACGTACCAGGCCCGCAGACGCGAACGCCGATACGCGCCAGGAGCCACAGCGGCCCACAGGCCCAGCACGAGGCCGGGCGACCAGAACAACGCCCACACGATCACCGGGCCGGTGACCGCCGAGCCAGGCCAGCCCGAGACCTCCAGCCCGAACCACAGCAGGGACGCGAGCACGAGCCCGAACACGGAAAGGGGCAGGTGACGGCCCGCCCAGGCGAACGTGGCCTGCACGAGCATCCACGAGTGGCCCAGCACGAAGGCCAGGACCGCGACCAGGACCCGCAGGACCGCACCGAGGACGCCGGGGCGGCCGAGGGTGGCGGCGTGGGTGCGGGCCCGAGCCCGGGCCACAGCAGCCTTCACTGTGGCCCGGAACTCGCGCACCGTGGCGATGGGGTTCATCGCAGCTTCTCCTGCGTCCACTCGTGGTCACGCTCGCTGTGGCGGCACACGTCCTCGACCACGGCGGCCATCTGCACGGTCGCCTGCCGCAACAGGTCCATCCGAGCCCCCAGGTGGCTGCCCAGGTTCAGACCGCCCGTGTACGGGAACCGGTCATCGTCAGCCAGGATCGACTGAAGACGCGCCACCTCGCCCTGGACCCGTTCCATCTGCCCGCGCAGGCTCACGGCCTGTTCCTGGCGAGCCTCCGCCTGCTTGCGCCGGAACATCACCGCTCACCCCCGGCCCTCTGCTCGTCCTCCAGCCGGTCCAGCACCTTCCCGGCGAGCGTGTACAGCACGTCGACCTCGGTACGGGCGTGCAACGTCCCGTCGCGCAGGTCGCGGAACTCGCGCACCTGGGCGGCCTCCATGGCGTCCTTCGCGGCGGCCAGCGCCTCCGAAGCGACCTCCAGCGCGCGCACCGCCTCGGTAGCCGCCTCGTTCACGTCCTGCTTGCGTCCCAGTCCGAACATCAGTCCTACCCCTTCCCGTCGTCCTGCTTGCTGTCCTTGTTGCGGTCGAGGGCCGCGCGCTTGTCGGCCTCAGTGCGCTCGTCGAACCACGAGCCGTCGTAGCCCTCGCCGTAGATGCGGCCCGGAGCGTCCGGGGGCACGATCCGCAGACGCGGAGGCTCAGCAGCCCGCGCCGTCTCGGCCGCCTGAGCGGTGATCTGGCCCAGGTCGGTGACTTCGCGGGCCAGTCGGTCCGCCTCCGCGCCCGAGCCGGGCAGGTCGACCACGTTGAAGCAGTCGCGTGCCTGCCCGAGCGTTCCGGCCGCCTGGTTGAGCAGGCTGGCCGCCACCGCGAGGGTGTCCGCGTGGCTCATGCCGCAACCTGCTTGCGCGGGTTGCGCACGTTCTTGCCCAGCAGGAACGGCACCGGCTCATCGAACGCCGCCGCACGCTGGGGGAAGGCCCGCACGGGGCGAGCCAGCGCGGCCGAGGTGCAGAAGACCCGGAACTCCACCCCGGGCCAGCGGCCCCCAGCCCAGACCACGCAGCCCGCACGGTCCGGGCCGGTCGCGTCGTGGTAGTCCACCTCGCCCAGCCCGAGCAGGCGGGCCAGGTGCTCCGCGTCGCCCGGGGCGTCCACGTGCACCGCGACCATGCCCGTGTGAGTCGAGACCGTCACATAGGCGGTCCGGCCCTCGACCATCGCCGCCACATCAGCAGCCACGGTCAGCAGCTCGCCCACCGAGGGAGCAGGCACCGCAGCACCCGCCACCCCGGAGGTGATCGCGTCTTCGCCGGGCATCAGGCCGCCGCCTTGTTCAGCTCGGCCTCACGCTCGGCCTCCTGGCCCGGGGCGCAGATGTCGGCCGCCTTGAACGACCACACGATCCGGGGCCGTGCCCCGTTGTCGTCGATGTAGGCCAGGGCCGTCAGGCCCACGAACCCCACCTGCGTCAGCGGCAGCGGACCCTTGTTCTCCGGCGGGACCGGCTGGTACCGCGCGGCGATCTTCACCGTCACCGCCGAGTCCTTCTTGCCCGCGTCCTCGTCGAAGTCGAACACCAGCACCTGCCACAACGGCAGACCCGAGTCCTTGTCCAACTGCTGCGGACGCGACCCGTCCTCACGCTGCGGCGCGTTGAAGTCCGCCACCGGCTCCACACCGCCCTTGAGGTAGGCCCCTGCCGGGAACACGACCTCGGTCGGGACGCTCATTCGCTTTGGCATCGCCATGACTGCTCTCCTTCGGTTCCTTGCCGGGCGCTCTACCCACAACCAAGAAACCGCGAGAGCGGGGGACGACCACACCCCCTTGCGGGACGTTCAGGGACGTCTTAGACTCGTTGAAACGTCCGCGAACGGCCCTGGGAGGGTTCATGTCGAACGAACGACTGCGCGCCGCGATGACCGACAAGGGGCTAACGATTCAGCAGCTCGGCGAAGAGGTCGGCGTCGACCCCAAGACTGTTGAGCGCTGGATCACGAAGGACCGCACGCCCCACCGAACCCATCGCATGAAGACGGCGGCAGTCCTCGGCAAGACCGACGTCTACCTCTGGCCGTCGACCGAGTCCGACCCCCGGACCAAGTCGGCCGCACGCGCGGAGTTCGTCGACCTCTACCCGACGCGCGCCACAGTCCCGGTCTCGACCTGGATCGACCTCATCGAGAACGCCAAGGAGTCGATCGACCTCCTGGCGTTCGGGGGCAGCTTCCTCCACGACAGCATCCCGGAGTTCGGCACCCGCATCAGCGCACGGGCCCGCGACGGTGTGCGCGTCCGAATGCTGTTCGGCGACCCCGACTCGGCCGGCGTCGCACGTCGAGGCGAGGAAGAAGGCATCGACGACCTCCTGAGTGCCCGATGCCGCCTCACCTGGAGCTACCTCAAGCCGGTTCTTGGCGACCAGGGCATCGAGGCGCGCAAGCACGGCAGCACTCTCTACGCCTCCATCTACCGGTTCGACGACACCCTCATGGCAAACGTCCACGCCTACGGCGCGCCAGCCGGTCAGTCACCGATCATGCACATCAACCGCATCCCGGGCGGACGGCTCTTCGCCCACTACATGGAGTCGTTCGAGCGGACGTGGGAGGGTGCCGAACCGGTCTGAGCACGCGTAACGTCGGCCCTATGCCCCGGATCGACTACATCGACGACCCCAACGCCCCAGCCATCAACAGCGTCGTCCCCTCCGTCGTGGCGATCGTCCGCGACGACGAAGGCCGCGTGCTGATGATCCACAAGACCGACAACGACCGCTGGGCACTACCCGGCGGCGGACATGAGCCCGGCGAGAGCATCGCGGACACTGTCGTCCGCGAGGTCAAAGAGGAAACCGGGTATGACATCGAGGTCGAGACCATCACTGGCACCTACACCAACCCCCACCACGTCATGGCCTACGACGACGGCGAGGTGCGCCAGCAGTTCTC encodes:
- a CDS encoding FtsK/SpoIIIE domain-containing protein, producing MNPIATVREFRATVKAAVARARARTHAATLGRPGVLGAVLRVLVAVLAFVLGHSWMLVQATFAWAGRHLPLSVFGLVLASLLWFGLEVSGWPGSAVTGPVIVWALFWSPGLVLGLWAAVAPGAYRRSRLRAWYVRRWLTGTPARWGRKGSEAVGTASGLGVRQPDGGVLVPGIKVRFSPGAAVLRLNVVVGQTVDDIVRAASRIATAYGAHGHELRPVKPGVVDLVLFHVARLAARTAVMPAEFSGAASVGVIPAGVRRDGQSLDLIVRGRHTLVVGATGAGKGSVLWSVAGNLAPAVYAGYVRLWGVDLKQGIEVETGRALFGQVAYKAADAVAVLETLVQIMNERGDLMRGISRNHTPTPDAPLHVLVVDELADLMAYSEFKHKNEAERLLSKLLTQGRALGVVVLGCVQNPRQEALGGTRGLWPQKIALRLDSEVETDMVLGTAAPLAPAHDIPADIQPGGISGTAGTAYLVTEDGTPTLCRFDYWPDRLIHAVANRYPAPAYTDTPAPAPVADAASAWLAAGGHLPALEDAPANPGPDDDGPANDNPANDAAPSERPKRKRSARKSTRNRRPADATAQAVDTGTTEQETSS
- a CDS encoding plasmid replication, integration and excision activator encodes the protein MAMPKRMSVPTEVVFPAGAYLKGGVEPVADFNAPQREDGSRPQQLDKDSGLPLWQVLVFDFDEDAGKKDSAVTVKIAARYQPVPPENKGPLPLTQVGFVGLTALAYIDDNGARPRIVWSFKAADICAPGQEAEREAELNKAAA
- a CDS encoding XRE family transcriptional regulator, with the protein product MSNERLRAAMTDKGLTIQQLGEEVGVDPKTVERWITKDRTPHRTHRMKTAAVLGKTDVYLWPSTESDPRTKSAARAEFVDLYPTRATVPVSTWIDLIENAKESIDLLAFGGSFLHDSIPEFGTRISARARDGVRVRMLFGDPDSAGVARRGEEEGIDDLLSARCRLTWSYLKPVLGDQGIEARKHGSTLYASIYRFDDTLMANVHAYGAPAGQSPIMHINRIPGGRLFAHYMESFERTWEGAEPV
- a CDS encoding NUDIX hydrolase, whose translation is MPRIDYIDDPNAPAINSVVPSVVAIVRDDEGRVLMIHKTDNDRWALPGGGHEPGESIADTVVREVKEETGYDIEVETITGTYTNPHHVMAYDDGEVRQQFSIAFRAHLIGGERRTSSESDEVEWLTPEQVNGLNLHPSMRLRLSHALSGAERPFIG